One part of the Ignavibacteriales bacterium genome encodes these proteins:
- a CDS encoding sodium:solute symporter family protein yields MNFHLIDWIILLAYLGVSVFVGIRAKRYVENMEGYFVAGRRVKVALGSATLIATEIGVVTFMYFGELGYVTGLSCFALGIVGVFGYLVIGKTGFIVSALRRLKIITIPEFYEIRYNKNVRLLGGILLFLGGVLNMGVFLRMDGIFLTETMGFSPDVLAIVMTVMLLIVISYTVLGGMFSVVITDFMQFVLLTFGMLVATLFVLIHVDFTKIGAVVMQQFGEAGVNPIVNPRFGWSFLLWMMIGSIAISALNQPAVSKSFASESPEVGRKVFLFTGITLAGRYMIPMFWGVAALAMFGPSLKPTTAMPRLLGTVVPSGFLGLMVAGMLAASMSTYSAYMLAWSSVATRDILAPLSKKEFSEKTTIRLSRIISVLIGVFILIFGLFYELPATAFQYIAITGAMYAAGAFGCVAFGLYWKRANVVGAYCSLGFGAIAPIGFLVLEQMKDRLPASMLFLVDVNVSGLMSFVLAVTGMIAGSLLTQRSHPPVVLQAQKEGE; encoded by the coding sequence ATGAACTTTCATCTTATTGACTGGATCATCCTCCTAGCGTATCTGGGTGTCTCCGTCTTCGTCGGAATCCGCGCCAAGCGGTACGTCGAGAACATGGAAGGGTACTTCGTAGCCGGAAGAAGAGTGAAGGTGGCACTCGGTTCGGCCACACTCATCGCCACAGAAATCGGCGTCGTGACCTTCATGTATTTCGGAGAGCTCGGGTACGTCACCGGACTCTCCTGTTTTGCCCTCGGAATCGTCGGAGTCTTCGGCTACCTCGTCATCGGAAAGACGGGCTTCATCGTCTCGGCCCTGCGGCGTCTGAAGATCATCACGATCCCTGAGTTCTACGAAATCCGCTATAACAAGAACGTCAGACTACTCGGGGGAATTCTGCTCTTCCTCGGCGGCGTGCTCAACATGGGCGTCTTCCTGAGGATGGATGGAATTTTCCTCACCGAGACGATGGGGTTCAGCCCGGATGTGCTCGCCATCGTGATGACAGTCATGCTTCTCATCGTCATCAGCTACACTGTGCTCGGCGGCATGTTCTCGGTCGTCATTACTGATTTCATGCAGTTCGTTCTGCTCACATTTGGCATGCTCGTGGCGACTCTCTTTGTTCTCATTCACGTGGATTTCACGAAGATAGGCGCCGTGGTCATGCAGCAATTCGGTGAGGCGGGTGTGAATCCGATAGTCAATCCCCGGTTCGGATGGAGCTTCCTGCTCTGGATGATGATTGGAAGCATCGCAATCTCCGCACTCAATCAGCCGGCTGTTTCCAAGTCGTTTGCCTCGGAAAGCCCTGAGGTTGGCCGGAAGGTCTTCCTCTTCACAGGCATTACGCTCGCGGGACGATACATGATTCCGATGTTCTGGGGAGTGGCTGCGCTGGCGATGTTTGGGCCGTCACTGAAACCGACGACGGCGATGCCTCGGCTCCTTGGAACCGTTGTCCCTTCGGGTTTTCTGGGATTGATGGTCGCCGGCATGCTCGCCGCTTCGATGTCGACGTACAGCGCTTACATGTTGGCCTGGAGCTCCGTCGCCACACGGGACATACTCGCCCCGCTCAGCAAGAAAGAGTTTTCTGAGAAGACGACAATTCGGCTGAGCAGAATCATCTCGGTCCTGATCGGAGTTTTCATCCTGATATTTGGCTTATTCTACGAGCTCCCGGCGACGGCGTTCCAGTACATCGCCATCACGGGGGCAATGTACGCCGCCGGCGCTTTCGGGTGTGTGGCGTTCGGACTCTATTGGAAGCGGGCGAACGTCGTCGGCGCTTATTGCTCATTGGGTTTTGGTGCCATCGCTCCAATTGGTTTTCTGGTTCTGGAACAGATGAAAGATCGCCTCCCTGCTTCCATGCTTTTTCTTGTCGACGTCAATGTTTCAGGACTGATGAGCTTCGTTCTCGCTGTGACCGGGATGATCGCAGGGTCCCTCCTCACACAGCGTTCGCATCCGCCTGTCGTCCTGCAGGCGCAGAAAGAAGGAGAGTGA